In Bacillota bacterium, the genomic window GGAGCCTTATGGAGTTACCCCCGGTCAATATGCGATTTTAAAATGTTTGTGGGACAATAATGGGCAATCAGTCAAGCAACTGGCGGAGCGCCTTTCCTTAGATAGTTCAACGATCACCAGTGTTTTAGACCGGCTAGAACAAAAAGGTTTGATTGAGCGGCATCCTGATTTACATGACCGCCGGGCTTTACAGGTAATAATTACCGATAAAGGTAGAAGTCTCGAGGAGCCTTTAACACAGGCGATCATTGAAGCAAACAAAAAAGCCATGAAACTTTTGGGTGACGCCGAGGGCAGGAGACTAAAACAGTTGTTGGATGTGAACAGGGCTGACGTCCAGTAGATAATAGGTGGACCGAACGGAAATCAAACCGAGATAAAGAAAAAAGTTAAGGAATAGAGAAAACCCGATGGAATCAACAGGGGGGATCGTTGATCCATCGGGTTTTTGTAATTACTAGGTTTTTTCTTCAAGGCAGGTACAGTAGAGGATTTACAGCTTGTCCATTAACTAAAATTTCAAAATGCAGGTGGGGGCCGGTCGAACGTCCAGTACTGCCGACCAGGGCGATTACTTCACCCTGGCTGACTTTCTGGCCGGTTTGGGCCAGGAGCTTGGAACAGTGACCGTAGAGGGTCAGCAGGCCATCGCCGTGATCAAGCATGATGGTTTGGCCGTATCCAGTAACCCAGCCGCTATAGATGACGGTTCCGGTTCTGGCGGCTTTGATCTGTTGACCGGTGGGGGCGGCGAGGTCTAACCCCTTATGTAGCCGGCCTCCTCTTGGGCCGTAGTAAGAACTGATCCGAGCTTGCACGGGCCAGATAAAACCTCGACTGCTTACACCGCGGGAGGCAATGGTCCGGGATTGTGTTGTTTTGGATGGCGAATCTTGCCGGCTCTTTTCGTTGGCTGACTGGTCTTTGCTGGCCGGTGTTGGCTTCTGGTTGACCAC contains:
- a CDS encoding MarR family transcriptional regulator — translated: MELEQCINFLLTKVQQSVHQLFKAELEPYGVTPGQYAILKCLWDNNGQSVKQLAERLSLDSSTITSVLDRLEQKGLIERHPDLHDRRALQVIITDKGRSLEEPLTQAIIEANKKAMKLLGDAEGRRLKQLLDVNRADVQ
- a CDS encoding M23 family metallopeptidase, translating into MIIFLSNLLCSKVSRQKGVYMNKIKITAALLVGLLTLGLASTTFSHSTWFTPPKFTPAVIFPALETTVGGTLEPTVPAANRTEETEETTNRANNDQSISLENNKSVGETTLKITDTVVNQKPTPASKDQSANEKSRQDSPSKTTQSRTIASRGVSSRGFIWPVQARISSYYGPRGGRLHKGLDLAAPTGQQIKAARTGTVIYSGWVTGYGQTIMLDHGDGLLTLYGHCSKLLAQTGQKVSQGEVIALVGSTGRSTGPHLHFEILVNGQAVNPLLYLP